The Pan troglodytes isolate AG18354 chromosome 15, NHGRI_mPanTro3-v2.0_pri, whole genome shotgun sequence genomic sequence GCCAGGGAGAAGCAGGTGCTCTGGAGTCCAGACACAGAGGCCTAGGAGCTTCCTGTTAAGTGTGGGCGTTCCACTCTGTCTCTACCAGGCATTCTGACTAGGGATGGATGATACCTCTCTTCGGGCGCTTCACGGCGCTCTTGCTGCCAGCATAGGTGGGCCAGATCCCTTTGCCCATCTCCCTGTGACCAACAGCAGTTCCGTGTAGGTGCTCTGGGAGCCCTGGGCACCAGGTGGTTTCATGGCCTGCACACAACCGATGGTAGGCGGTCCAAAGTCTTTAAACAGCAGTCTGAAAGGGGCAGTGGCTCCCGGCCCTGAGCCCGACGGCGACAGGACGCTTCCTGTAGGGACTGGAGTGCCTGGCCCAGGGGTGCTGGAGCCGGGGGTGCTGCTAGGGGCAGGGGTGGTAGGTTTGTAGGACATCCCCAACTCCTGGGCGCTGGGGAAGCCAGCAGGCTGCTCTTCAGGGGTTGGCTGTGGGACCGCTCAGCAGCGATCTGATTGGCAAGCAGGCTGCACGCCCCCTGGTAAATCTATATTAAACTTTTTAACTGCAATTTGTATTACTCTAAATACAGTTCAAATATTCTCCATGAAAATTTCACATTTGAGTTGAGACAtcctaaaatgtaaaatacacaatggatttcaaagatttcatatgaaaaaagaatgcaaactatgtctaacaatttttatattgattacatattgacccaatattttggatatatattgggctaaataaaatatactattaaaaaaatcatgctacatttttgttaaaaaatttaaataaactatatatgaaattatttcttggGATAGAAAAGCGGACATGATTAAATATGTActtaaacttttttcaaaaacatatctTTAAAACACATGTTCAAACAcaacaaaagtattttaattttgaataggtAAAATAAACTTATTCCTGCTAAAATTCAATCATGGCATGATTTCCTTTGTATGCATTTGAGGACTCTGTTTATAACCGAGATACAAACATAAAACTTTTGAAACTCTTCTAAGAATGTCTAACACAAATTACCTGTATAGATATCACGGCACAGACGATGCTGAGGCCGGACTGACTGAAGAAGAACAGGCTGAAGATGCTGTACTCGCACAGCAGCTGGCCCCCAGGTTACCCGCCCTTCATGTACATGGCGATGGTCACCTGGCTCACCAGCAAAGTGAACAACAGGTCGGTGGCAGCCAGCTGCATAACTGTGTAGAAGGTGGTCTCCTTCTGCTCCTTGCGTGACTTGCACAGCACCACGATGGCCACCAGGTTGCCCACCACCCTGAAAATGGACGGTCCCAGGCTGTCCAGCAGATCGGGCTCCAGGCCAAGGACACATTGGCCTGGGAAGGGGTTAACATGACAGTGGCTGGTGGTACGCAGCCCTGGAGTGTGAAGCTGAGTCTGGAGATGGCAGAAGAGAGACAAAGCCACCATGAGTAAAATGACCACCTGCAGGGCATTAGACCCACGCCCAGGAAACAGGATGCTAACATGACAAGGGAGGAACTCAATCCCACTCTCTGGATTGCAACCACTTACCAACAGCAGCCACCCAAATCTCCAGGCTCTCTCTGCTCCTGCCAGCAGCACACCCTTGCTGATCTTAATATTTATAAACTGAGCCTCccattcctcttcctcccctcaaCCTATCTCACTCCACTGACAAGACCCATCTCCAGGGAAAGGTAGCTCCCTAGTATTATTCCCGACCGATTCTGAGTTAATAAAATGCACATtgaaaccctggaagacaatttGGAAAGCGCTCTCTTTCCTCCTTGGCACCCCTGGCAGCGCCCCATCTCCGTGCCCTTTGCCCGATGGCCCACATCCCATGTCATGTGTAGTGGCCCCAGTGGTGGGGCCTAAGACAATGAAACCTAAgactaattggtgtacctgaggaAGAAGTGAATTCTAAAAGctaggaaaacatatttgggggaataatcaaggaaaccTTCCATGgcctagacatccaaataaaagaagcacaaataacacctgggaaattcatcacaaaaagatcttagcctaggcacattgtcattgGGTCatccaaagttaagacaaaagaaagaatcttaagagctgtgagacaggagcactaggtaacctataaaggaaaacctatcaaacTAACAGCAGATTTTGCAGCAGAAACCTTAAAAGCTAGATGGGATTGGGGCCctttcttcagcctcctcaaacaaaacaattatcagccaagaattctgtatccagcaaaactaaacatcatatatgaaagaaagatacagtcattttcagacaaacaaatgctgacagaatttGCCATTACCAAACCAGCACtgtaagaactgctaaaaggagctctaaatcatGAAACAAaccctggaaacacatcaaaacagaacttcattaaagcataaatcatacaagacctataaaacaaaaatacaagttaaaaagcaaaaacaaaaaacaaaaacaaagtacagAGGCAACAGAGAGCATAATGGTACCTCACTTTTTAATACTAATGTTGGTTGTAAATGGCTTCAATGCTCCACTTACaagatacagaaccacagaatggataaTAACTCACCAActaactatctgctgccttcaggagactcacctaacacataacgACCTACATAAACTTAAGGAAAGTggtagaaaaaggcatttcatgcaaatggacaccaaaagcgagcagcGGTAGCTATTCTCATATgacacaaaacaaactttaaagcaacagtagctaaaagagacaaagacagacagtatataatggtaaaggtcTCATTCAACAGAAAAACATGACAATCCTAAACATACAtgaacctaacactggagctcccaaatttataaacaaTCACTAGTAAACATAAGAAataagatagacagcaacacaataatagtgggggacttcattactccactgacagcactagacaggtcatcaagacagaaagtcaacaaagaaacactggatttaaactatactttggaacaaatggacttaacagatatatacaaaacatttcatccaacaaccacagaatacacattccattcaacagcacatggaattttctccaagatagaccatatgataggccataaaacgagtctcaataaatttaagaaaattgaaattgtatcacgcactctctcagatcacagtggaataaaactgaaaatcaactccaaaaggaatcttcaaaaccatgcaaatacatggaaattaaataacctgctcctgaatgagcactgggtgaaaaacaaaatcaagatggaaatggaaaaaatttctttgaactggatgacacaacctatcaagacctctgggatacagcaaaggcagtgctaagaggaaagtttgtagccctaaacacctatgtcaaaaagtatgaaagagcacaaacagacaatctaagttcACATCTCAGAGAACTGGAGAAGCAGGAACAAGCCAAACCCAATCCCAGCAAACAAAGGAAAtgaccaagatcagagcagaactaaatgaaattgacacagcagcaacaacaacaacaacaaatacaaaacatgaataaaacaaaaagttggttatttgaaaagataaacaaaatcgatagaccattataagattaaccaagaaaagaagagaggaaatccaaataacctcactaagaaatgaaagaggggatattacaactgacaccactgaaatattaaagattattcaagggtactatgaacaccttttggcacataaactagaaaacccagaagagttgcataaattcctggaaaaatacaaccctcctagcttaaatcaggaagaagtagaTACCCCAAGCAGACCAAtaaaacaagcagcaagattgaaatggtaattttaaaattaccaacaaaaaaagccaaggaccagacagattcacagcagaattctaccagacattcaaagaatattttctttcattcaaagaagaaatgataccaatcctttcacactattccacaagacagagagagaagaaacactCCCTtctttctatgaagccagcatcaccctaataccaaaaccatgaaaggacataaccaaaaaagaaaactacagaccaatatccatgatgaatacagatgccaaaatccttaacaaaatactatctaactgaatccaacaacatatcaaaaagataatccaccatgatcaagtgggtttcataccagtgacacaggaatggtttaacatatgcaagtcaataaatgtgatacaccaaataaacagaattaaaaaaaataacatgattttatcaacagatgcagaaaaagcatttgacaaaatctagcattgctttatgattaaagctctcagcaaaataggcatacaaggaacataccttaatgtaataaaagccatctgtgacagacccacagccaacataatactgaatggggaaaaggtgaaagcattcactttgagaactggaacaagacgaaGAGCCtattctcaccactcctcttcaacatagtactgaaagtcctagccagagcaatcagacaaaagaaggaaatagaggaaatccaaatcggtaaagaggaagtcaaactgttactGGTTGCTGACGATATGATCTTTTGCCTTGAAAACCCTACGGACTCCtctagaaagctcctagaactgataaaagaattcagcaaagtttgcAGATACGAGATTAAtggacacaaatcagtagctcttctatacatcaacagctatcaagctgagaatcacatcaagaactcaaccccttttacaatagctgcaaaaaacaaacaaacaaaaaaacaaacaaaacttaggaatatacctagcaAAGTaatcaaaagacctctacaatgaaaattacaaaacactgctgaaagaaatcatagatggagccaagcatgttggcgcatgcctataatcccagctattcagtaaactgaggcaggagaatcgcttgaacccgggagacagaagttgtagtgagccgagatcacaccattgaatTCCCACCtcagcgacaagagcaaaactacctctgaaaaaaaaaaataagaaagtaaagaaatcatagatgacacaaacaaatggaaacgcatccccatgctcatggatgggtagaaccaatattgtgaaaattaccattCTGTTAAAGGCAATCTAcgaattcaatgcaatccccatctgaATACCACCATCATCcctcacagaattacaaaaacaattctaaaattaatatggaaccaaaagagtgTCATGTAGCCAAACcaaggctaagcaaaaagaacaaacctggaggcatcacactacttgatttcaaactgtacaataaggccatagttaccagaatagcatggtactggtttaaaaataggcacatagaccaatggaacagaagagagaactcagaaattaacccaaatacttacagccatctgatctttgacaaagcaaacaaaaacataaagtgggaaaaggacacccttttcaacacatGACGTTGGGATAATTGGCGAGCCACATGTAGGGGAataaaactggattctcatctctcaccttatacaaaaatctactcaagatggattaagaacttaaacCTAATTCCTgaactgtaaaaattctagaagataacactgcataaacccttctagacattggcataggcaaggatttcatgaccgagaacccaaatgcaaatgcaataaaaacaaagataaatagctgggacttaattaaactaaagagcttttgcatggcaaagggaacagtcagcagagtaaatagacaaatcGCAGAGTGggacccctgaccctgaccctgacccctaaccactgaccctgacccctaacccctgacccaAACCCTAACCACtatccctaaccctaacccctaaccccaaccctcaccctaacccaaccctaacccctaatCCCTAACCCCTAACATCTCTTAAACCCTAACTCTAAACGTTGACTCCTAACCCCTAACTCTGACCCCAATCCCTATCTCCAACCTCTAACCCTAAacttaacccctaacccctaaccctaacaccaACCTTAACCCTAGGTTCGTTACTAAGTTTGTATTGACTATGTCAATGTTGATTATTATGATGGCTGTCTTTGGACTGCACAGCAGCGAGGGGATTGCGgatcttatattaatatttttgtattgaggCAGCGCATTAGCATTACAGGTGCTTTTTACATGAGCAATGGGGGTGTCATACTTTGGGTGTCATGTCTGCATTAGGAATGCCACATTTGTCTTCCGAGGCTGCGGTGTGGATCTCGCACTGCGGCCGCCTCGCCTTGGCTGGGGAGAATCTCGGTGGGCAGGATTCAGAGGGGCTTTTGGTTTCCCGTTTTCCACACTGAACccttctaactggtctctgacCCTGATTATTCAGGGCTGCAAACAGGAATGATTTTATTCACCGTTGATGCGGCCCCGAGTTGTCCCAAAGCGAGGCAGTGCCCccaaggtctgtgctgaggagaacgcTGCTCTGCCTTCGCGGTGTCCCCCGGGTGTGTGCTGAGcagaacgcagctccgccctcgcggTGCCCCCGGCCCGCCCGCCCGGGTCTGTGCTGAGGCGAACACTGCTCCGCCTTCGCTGTATCTCCGAAGTCTGTGCAGAGGAGAACTCAGCTCCGCCCTCGCGATGCTCtccgggtctgtgctgaggagaaggcAGCTCCGCCCTAGCAAAGGCAGAGCGCCCTTCGCAAAGGCAGAGCGCCCTTGGCAAAGGCAGAGAGGCGCAGAGCGCCAGCGCAGGCACGGAGGGGGCGCAGGGCGCCGGCGCAGGCGCGGAGAGGCGCAGAGCAGGGCGGGTGGCACCAACAGCGGGTCCCTCAGGCCTCGAGCGCGCGCATTCCAGCGGCCACCCAGACCATGCTCCGCCGACTGGGCGCCCAAGCTGCAGTCGCCCTCTGTGtgcaggcagcagctgcctggcaACCCCCGAGCTCGCTCGCGCTGCCAGCATCGCAGAACCAGGGCCAGGTGTCCCAGTGGCTGCGGCCGAGCCAGGCATTCTGaccggcggcggcggctgcacaGGAGCGAGAACTGAGAACCCGCCGCTCAACCCCACACGGGGTGACTGCTGAGGGCCTATACCAAGGGCCCCGATCTCCCTCAGGTGGAGGACTGGGCGGGAGGCACAGCCTGGGGGCCCTCGGACTGGGCGGGAGGCACAGCCTGGGGGCCCTCAGGCTGGGCGCGCTGGCGATCCCGAGGCCGACCAGGCCATGCACCTGCAGCCCGCCTGGGCACCCAAGCTGCAGCCGCCTTCTGTGTGCAGGCAGCAACCTCCAGGCAACTCCCGAGTCCGCCCTCACTTCCCACATCTCGGAACGAGGGCCAGATGTCCCTGTGGCTGCGGCCAAGCCAGGCGGTCTGCCCTGCAGCAGCTGCACGGGGGCGGGAACCGGCCCTCAGCCCTATCCCCCGTGGCTGCAGAGGGCCCTTGGCTAGAGGTGTCGAGCTCTGGCATAGGAGGAGCCGGGCGGGGGCAGGGTCTGGTGGGCTCTCAGGCCAGGGGCACTTGCGATCCACAGGCCGCCCAGGCCATGCTCCACCACCTGGGCGCCCAGCTACAGGCGCCAGGCAACTCCCAAGCTGGCTGGCGCGCCCAGCCTCGCAGACCCGGGCCTGGATGTCGCCGTGGCTGCGGCCAAACCAGGCAGTCTGCCTGGCAGCGGCTGCACCGGGGCAGGAACCGACCCTCAGCCCCATCCCCGGTGGCTGCGGACGGCCCCTGGAGCGGCCCCGACGT encodes the following:
- the LOC129138527 gene encoding uncharacterized protein LOC129138527 — its product is MHLQPAWAPKLQPPSVCRQQPPGNSRVRPHFPHLGTRARCPCGCGQARRSALQQLHGGGNRPSALSPVAAEGPWLEVSSSGIGGAGRGQGLVGSQARGTCDPQAAQAMLHHLGAQLQAPGNSQAGWRAQPRRPGPGCRRGCGQTRQSAWQRLHRGRNRPSAPSPVAADGPWSGPDVSSEEKRGGSHGEAGPQAGRDARLRFRDVPRQPRRTRKPAAPVSLCDSVRNHQIVFHGKCIIFYS